The following coding sequences are from one Musa acuminata AAA Group cultivar baxijiao chromosome BXJ2-4, Cavendish_Baxijiao_AAA, whole genome shotgun sequence window:
- the LOC103980548 gene encoding ABC transporter G family member 9-like: MESESKMAEIELQQPDRGEKNDAAPQSIFAKAHRPIDLKFEDVVYKIKTKEKRGENKGKQRERVILNGISGTVYPGEMMAMLGPSGSGKTTLLTVLAGRVARTQRLTGSVTYNGKPFSSSLRRRMGFVMQDDVLYPHLTVTETLVFTALLRLPGTLSRREKAEKAEAVIEELGLTACRDSIIGGPFVRGVSGGERKRVSIGQEMLINPSLLFLDEPTSGLDSTIAGRIVSTLADLAKGGRTVTMTIHQPSSRLFYMFHKILLLSEGNAIYYGRGSEAMGYFASIGYSPAMPMNPADFLLDLANGISFNETVEGTASTKEALLDAYNHHLRGKVAEELSGLSQQLDQQQHEAEKMTNQWCTTWWQQFTVLLQRGLKERRHETFAGRKVAQVIISALIGGILWYGSAGHIQDQAGLLFFIAGFWAYYASFQAIFTFPQERTMLSKERSSGMYRLSSYFIASTLGGLPMELSLPIAFVTITYWLGGLKPVASSFLICLSALLLSVVVAQSLGLAIGAFVTNLKSGSALLTVLMVIFQLASGFYVQNVPPFISWVKYVSFNYYTFKLQIASQYSPTDTYQCTRTTTCPVSEFPSFKLLGFDKRALSVIALFLMMFIFRFIAYLGLLRVGIPK; encoded by the exons ATGGAATCAGAGTCGAAAATGGCGGAGATAGAACTGCAGCAACCGGACCGTGGAGAGAAGAATGATGCAGCGCCGCAATCAATCTTCGCCAAAGCCCATCGTCCTATCGATCTTAAA TTCGAAGATGTGGTGTACAAGATCAAGACGAAGGAGAAGCGCGGGGAGAACAAGGGAAAGCAGCGGGAGAGGGTGATCCTGAATGGGATTTCGGGTACAGTGTATCCGGGGGAGATGATGGCGATGCTCGGGCCCTCGGGGAGTGGGAAGACGACGTTGCTGACGGTGCTTGCCGGCCGCGTGGCACGCACTCAACGCCTCACCGGCAGCGTCACCTACAACGGGAAGCCCTTCTCCAGCTCGCTTAGGCGCAGGATGGGGTTCGTGATGCAGGACGACGTCCTCTACCCGCACCTCACCGTCACGGAGACCCTCGTCTTCACCGCGCTCCTCCGCCTCCCTGGGACCCTCTCGCGCCGGGAAAAGGCCGAGAAGGCGGAGGCCGTCATCGAGGAGCTCGGCCTCACCGCGTGCCGCGACAGCATCATCGGCGGCCCCTTCGTGCGCGGGGTGTCCGGCGGAGAGCGCAAGCGGGTGAGCATCGGCCAAGAGATGCTCATCAACCCGAGCCTGCTGTTTCTGGACGAGCCCACCTCGGGTCTCGACTCCACCATTGCCGGGCGAATCGTGTCCACCCTAGCGGACCTCGCCAAGGGCGGCAGGACCGTGACGATGACCATCCATCAGCCTTCGAGCCGCCTCTTCTACATGTTCCACAAGATCCTGCTGCTGTCAGAGGGTAACGCCATATACTACGGCAGAGGTAGTGAGGCCATGGGCTATTTCGCAAGCATCGGTTACTCCCCTGCTATGCCCATGAATCCTGCCGACTTCCTTCTCGACCTCGCTAATG GCATCTCCTTCAATGAAACAGTCGAGGGTACAGCATCTACTAAAGAAGCTTTACTGGATGCTTATAACCACCACTTGCGTGGTAAGGTTGCAGAAGAGCTTTCAGGCCTGAGCCAACAACTTGATCAGCAGCAACACGAGGCGGAGAAGATGACGAATCAGTGGTGCACTACTTGGTGGCAACAATTCACGGTGTTACTGCAAAGGGGACTCAAGGAAAGAAGGCATGAAACCTTCGCCGGGAGAAAGGTGGCACAGGTGATTATATCAGCTCTCATCGGAGGAATCCTATGGTATGGTTCGGCAGGTCACATCCAGGATCAG GCGGGGCTTCTCTTCTTCATCGCTGGATTCTGGGCTTACTACGCATCGTTCCAAGCAATATTTACATTCCCACAAGAGCGCACCATGCTGAGCAAGGAGAGGTCCTCCGGGATGTACCGGTTGTCATCCTACTTCATCGCCAGCACGTTGGGGGGCCTGCCCATGGAGCTCAGCCTCCCTATCGCCTTCGTCACCATCACGTACTGGTTGGGCGGCCTCAAACCTGTGGCGAGCAGCTTCTTAATCTGTCTCTCGGCCTTGCTGCTGAGCGTGGTGGTGGCGCAGAGCCTAGGGCTGGCGATCGGGGCGTTCGTCACGAACCTCAAGTCCGGGTCGGCGCTCTTAACGGTGCTCATGGTCATCTTCCAGCTCGCCTCCGGGTTCTACGTGCAGAACGTCCCGCCCTTCATTTCGTGGGTCAAGTACGTCTCCTTCAACTACTACACATTCAAGCTGCAGATAGCGTCGCAGTACTCTCCCACCGACACATACCAGTGCACTCGCACCACCACATGCCCCGTCTCGGAGTTCCCCTCCTTCAAGTTGCTTGGCTTCGACAAAAGAGCCTTGTCTGTGATAGCATTGTTCCTCATGATGTTTATCTTCAGATTTATTGCTTACCTGGGTCTCCTGAGGGTTGGGATCCCCAAATAA